The DNA window CTTTTAAAAAGCGTCCTAAGTACTGTCCACTTCTGCCATAACCACACAAAATTACATGGTCCTTTAAAGTGCGGCCTATTGATTGAATTGCTTGCACTGTGTCGGCACTGTTGCGGTTATAACTTTTTGATAAATAACGCGCTATACGGCCGTTATATTGAATGATAAATGGAGCTAATATCATTGAAAGTAATGAAGCGGCCAGGATAATTTGGAATGCATGAGTTCCGATTACATGCCCTTCTCTGGCAAGTGCCAATATCACAAAACTAAACTCCCCTGCTTGTGCCAAGATAAGTCCGGTTCTAATACCTACACCAATTTCATAATTGAATAATCTTGCCAGCAACATAATCACAAAAGCTTTGAATAAAATAAATCCCAAGGTAATTAAAATGACAAAACCAATATTCGATGCAAGTTGGTGAAGATTAAGCAACATACCAATGCTTATGAAAAAGAGGCCCAATAAAATATCTCTAAAAGCTGCAATATCTGATTCAACCTGATAGCGATAACGTGTCTCAGAAATTAACATACCAGCCATAAACGCTCCAATGCCGTAAGATAATCCAGCCATCTCGGTTGCAAAGGAAAATAAGAGTGTAACCATCAAAACATTCATAATGAATAATTCACGTGACCGCTGATTAGCTACCACAGCAAACCAAGAATTCATTAAAGGTCTACCAAATTTAAAAAGAATGGAAAATAAAAAGATTGCTTTTAAAAGTGACATTAAAAATATAGTGCCAATATCATTGGTTGAGGCTCCAAGCACTGGGATCAATATTAATATTGGAATAACTGCTATATCTTGAAAGAGCAAAATACCAATAGCCAATCGACCATGTCTTGAATTTAAATCAACACGCTCCATTAGTATTTTTGAAACAATGGCTGTTGACGACATAGTAAATGCGCTTCCAATTACGAATGCTGAGGTTAAATGAAGCCCTAACCACCAAGCAACACTTATAGAAGCAAATAAAGTAATAAGAACCTGTGCACCGCCTAAACCGAAAAGGATATGCCTCATGGAATAAAGTTTAGGCAAGCTAAACTCAAGTCCAATACTGAACATCAAAAACACAATACCAAATTCTGCAAAATGCCTACCAGATTCGGAGTCAGGTAATACGCCAATTAAATGAGGTCCTAAAATTAAACCTACAACAAAGTAAGCAATCATTGCGGGTAATTTTAAATATCGAAATAGTCCAACTAGTAAAACTGAGCTTACTAGCAAAATAAGAACTAAGGGCAGAGAGTCAAACATTCATTTATCCAAGATTAATCAACAATTTTTAGGTTTAAAGTACATATAAACCCTTTTACACGAGTATCTATTACCCTCTACAATATCAATATGACCAAGACATCATCAAAAAATACGCTCGAACGCGCCCGTCAAGTCCTTGAAATTGAAGCACAAGAAATATCATCCTTAGCAAATAGGCTTGATGATCATTTCGTCCATGCTGTTCAGCTCATTTTACATTGCGATGGTAGAGTTGTGGTAAGTGGGATGGGGAAATCAGGGCATATTGGAAGAAAATTAGCATCTACTTTCGCAAGCACAGGCACTCCTAGCTTTTTTATGCATCCTGCTGAAGCCAGTCATGGTGATCTAGGTATGATTACATCTAATGATGTAGTCATTTTTCTATCAAATTCTGGTAAAAGTGATGAACTCATATCTATTCTTCCCGTCATTAAAAGAATTGGCGCAAAAATTATTTCAATTACAGGCAATAGCAATTCCGAACTGGCAAGAGAATCTGAAATTCACTTAAGTGCTCAGGTATCTCAAGAGGCATGCCCTTTGGGGCTTTCTCCCACAGCTAGCTCTACAGCATCACTTGCTCTAGGAGACGCGCTAGCTATTTGCGTTCTTGATCAAAGAGCATTTACAGCTGAAGATTTTGCTCGATCACATCCGGGTGGCAGTCTAGGCAAAAGACAAGTCGTTCGAGTGCGAGACATTATGAGAAAAACTGATCAAGTACCGTCTATCCATGAGCACGCTTTACTTTCTGATGCAGTCCTTGAAATATCCCTCAAAGGATTAGGCTTTACAGCAATCGTAGATAAAGAGTCTAAACCTATTGGTATGTTTACTGATGGAGATTTAAGACGACAGCTTTCTAAAAAAATAGATTATGAAAAACAGTCCATCAAAGAAATTATGAATAAAAATCCAAAAACAATATTTGATGATCAAATTATTATTGATGCGATTAATCTTATGGAGACTAGCAAAATTAATGGGATCCTAGTAGTAAATAGAGAATTCAAATTGGTAGGTGCTTTTAATATGCATGATCTTTTTAAAGCGAAAGTGATTTAATGGACTCTAATCTCAAGGCTCGCGCGCAAAAAATTAAACTTGTTATTTTTGATGTTGATGGCGTAATGACAGATGGCTCACTCTTTATTGGAGACGATGGCCAAGAATATAAAATGTTCAACACGCAAGATGGCTTGGGTATGCGATTACTTAAAAAAAGTGGAATTAAACTCGCAATTATTACTGGTCGTAATTCCAATAGCGTTCTTATTCGTGCCGAAAATCTAGAAGTCGATTACTTTTATCAAGGTATTTCAGATAAAAAAGAAGCATTTACTGATCTCATCAAAAAAACAGGATTAAAAGTAGAAGAGTGTGCATTTATGGGGGATGATATTGTAGATTTACCCCCTATGTTGCAATCGGGTCTGGCTATTACAGTCCCAGCAGGTCATGATGAAGTTAAAAAAATTGCGCATTTTATTACAGAAAAAATTGCTGGCTATGGTGCCGTTCGAGAAGCTTGTGATTTTATTATGAAAGCACAAGGCACTTATAACTCAATCATTGCACCTTACTTTAAATGATCAATCGCTTCTCTGTTTTATTCCCTACTTTATTCGCTGCAATCTTGGCTTTTATTTCATACTGGGTTCAAGTTTCTGTTGAAAATGAAAGCGAAAAAAGAGGAAATAAATTAAGTAATAGTCCTGATTATTTTTTAACTAACTTTAAAACAACACAAACTGAGCCAGATGGCTCTGTTCATTTTATTTTGTCAGCAAATGAAATGGTACATTTTGCTAAAGATGATACTACACGTTTAAAAAAACCACTTTTTATTAGATACAAAAATAATCTACCTAGCTCACAAATTGAAGGCGGTCTTGGTCTTGTCTCGACTGATGGTGAAGAAGTGCGGATGATTGATAATGTAAAAGTAGCTCGTCTCGAAACAGAAACAAAACCAAAAATGGAACTTTTTACAGACCAACTAACTGTATTGCCTCATAAAGACCAAGCATTTACAAAAAGCCCTGTTCGTATTATTCAAGACCCTAAAACTGTCGTCAATGCGATCGGCATGAAATATGACAAAAAGAATGGAATAATAACCTTGTTAGAGAAAGTTCGCGTGCATTATGAAAAGCCAGCAAAGAAAACTAATTTAACTGCTCATCCTATTATTCAAAATAAGAAGCTAAAAAAATAATGTCCCCAATATTTTTTAAACCATCGCTATTAAAATTTATATTTACTTGTTTATGCTTTTTAAGTATGACTTCGCCTAATGTCTTTGCAGAA is part of the Candidatus Methylopumilus rimovensis genome and encodes:
- a CDS encoding KdsC family phosphatase produces the protein MDSNLKARAQKIKLVIFDVDGVMTDGSLFIGDDGQEYKMFNTQDGLGMRLLKKSGIKLAIITGRNSNSVLIRAENLEVDYFYQGISDKKEAFTDLIKKTGLKVEECAFMGDDIVDLPPMLQSGLAITVPAGHDEVKKIAHFITEKIAGYGAVREACDFIMKAQGTYNSIIAPYFK
- a CDS encoding KpsF/GutQ family sugar-phosphate isomerase, with the translated sequence MTKTSSKNTLERARQVLEIEAQEISSLANRLDDHFVHAVQLILHCDGRVVVSGMGKSGHIGRKLASTFASTGTPSFFMHPAEASHGDLGMITSNDVVIFLSNSGKSDELISILPVIKRIGAKIISITGNSNSELARESEIHLSAQVSQEACPLGLSPTASSTASLALGDALAICVLDQRAFTAEDFARSHPGGSLGKRQVVRVRDIMRKTDQVPSIHEHALLSDAVLEISLKGLGFTAIVDKESKPIGMFTDGDLRRQLSKKIDYEKQSIKEIMNKNPKTIFDDQIIIDAINLMETSKINGILVVNREFKLVGAFNMHDLFKAKVI
- the lptC gene encoding LPS export ABC transporter periplasmic protein LptC, with amino-acid sequence MINRFSVLFPTLFAAILAFISYWVQVSVENESEKRGNKLSNSPDYFLTNFKTTQTEPDGSVHFILSANEMVHFAKDDTTRLKKPLFIRYKNNLPSSQIEGGLGLVSTDGEEVRMIDNVKVARLETETKPKMELFTDQLTVLPHKDQAFTKSPVRIIQDPKTVVNAIGMKYDKKNGIITLLEKVRVHYEKPAKKTNLTAHPIIQNKKLKK
- a CDS encoding cation:proton antiporter, which translates into the protein MFDSLPLVLILLVSSVLLVGLFRYLKLPAMIAYFVVGLILGPHLIGVLPDSESGRHFAEFGIVFLMFSIGLEFSLPKLYSMRHILFGLGGAQVLITLFASISVAWWLGLHLTSAFVIGSAFTMSSTAIVSKILMERVDLNSRHGRLAIGILLFQDIAVIPILILIPVLGASTNDIGTIFLMSLLKAIFLFSILFKFGRPLMNSWFAVVANQRSRELFIMNVLMVTLLFSFATEMAGLSYGIGAFMAGMLISETRYRYQVESDIAAFRDILLGLFFISIGMLLNLHQLASNIGFVILITLGFILFKAFVIMLLARLFNYEIGVGIRTGLILAQAGEFSFVILALAREGHVIGTHAFQIILAASLLSMILAPFIIQYNGRIARYLSKSYNRNSADTVQAIQSIGRTLKDHVILCGYGRSGQYLGRFLKEENIPFIAIDIDPSRVNEASAGGEHVMYGDASRRVVLEAAGIKTAKALVISYADFRASMKVLHVIQDTYKNIPVIVRTLDDTHMDDIRNAGASEVVPEILEGSLMLASHALVVLGVPLNRVVKRIRSFREERYKMFRGYFGGMSDAEPEVTQPQLRLHAIEINEKSHVYSWKLMQIPFAMFNVELKYLRRPNMLEDIEPRDDIVLSPGDILVVLGIADKLNALEKYILTGK